The following coding sequences are from one Pseudonocardia sp. HH130630-07 window:
- the sfnG gene encoding dimethylsulfone monooxygenase SfnG produces the protein MSDLSRTEPLKFAYWVPNVSGGLVTSTIEQRTDWGYDYNVRLARTAEDNGFDYALSQIRYMASYGADHQHEATGFSLALGLATERLKVIAAVHPGLWQPAVLAKWVATADHLTKGRIAVNVVSGWLKDEFTAMGEPWLEHDERYRRTAEFIRVLREIWTAGEGGAEFTGDFYRVHGFDLKPRPVDVPGRPHPEIFQGGNSTAARRNGGTVSDWYFSNGKDYDGFTEQVEEVRAHARTADRPQPVRFGLNGFMIARDSESEARETLREIVAKANRPAVEGFRAAVQQAGNSTGDGRGMWADSSFEDLVQYNDGFRTQLIGTPEQIADRAIEYKRRGADLLLLGFLHFQEEVEYFGAKVLPLIREKEAALA, from the coding sequence GTGTCCGACCTCTCCCGCACCGAGCCGCTGAAGTTCGCCTACTGGGTCCCGAACGTCTCCGGTGGGCTGGTCACCAGCACCATCGAGCAGCGCACCGACTGGGGCTACGACTACAACGTCCGGCTGGCCCGCACGGCCGAGGACAACGGCTTCGACTACGCGCTCTCCCAGATCCGCTACATGGCGAGCTACGGCGCCGACCACCAGCACGAGGCGACCGGCTTCTCGCTCGCGCTGGGGCTGGCGACCGAGCGGCTGAAGGTCATCGCCGCGGTGCACCCCGGCCTGTGGCAGCCCGCGGTGCTCGCGAAGTGGGTGGCCACCGCCGACCACCTGACGAAGGGCCGGATCGCGGTCAACGTCGTCTCGGGCTGGCTCAAGGACGAGTTCACCGCGATGGGCGAGCCCTGGCTGGAGCACGACGAGCGGTACCGCCGCACCGCGGAGTTCATCCGGGTGCTGCGGGAGATCTGGACGGCGGGCGAGGGCGGCGCCGAGTTCACCGGCGACTTCTACCGGGTGCACGGCTTCGACCTGAAGCCCCGGCCGGTCGACGTCCCGGGGCGGCCGCACCCGGAGATCTTCCAGGGCGGGAACTCGACGGCGGCCCGCCGCAACGGCGGCACCGTGTCGGACTGGTACTTCTCCAACGGGAAGGACTACGACGGCTTCACCGAGCAGGTCGAGGAGGTCCGTGCACACGCCCGGACGGCGGACCGGCCGCAGCCGGTCCGGTTCGGGCTCAACGGCTTCATGATCGCCCGGGACAGCGAGTCCGAGGCCCGCGAGACGTTGCGGGAGATCGTCGCGAAGGCGAACCGGCCGGCCGTCGAGGGCTTCCGCGCCGCCGTGCAGCAGGCCGGCAACTCGACCGGGGACGGGCGCGGCATGTGGGCGGACTCCTCGTTCGAGGACCTGGTCCAGTACAACGACGGCTTCCGGACCCAGCTGATCGGCACCCCGGAGCAGATCGCCGACCGCGCGATCGAGTACAAGCGCCGCGGCGCCGACCTGCTGCTGCTCGGCTTCCTGCACTTCCAGGAGGAGGTCGAGTACTTCGGCGCGAAGGTCCTCCCGCTGATCCGCGAGAAGGAGGCCGCCCTCGCCTGA
- a CDS encoding Bug family tripartite tricarboxylate transporter substrate binding protein — MDRTAPVDRPATGDGVRRSRRARRPTLLIVLTTVLAVLAAGTVWAVTAEGPALRGLRILVPNASGGGYDATARAAAKAMEDSGVTGRVEVFGLPGAGGVVGLGRVVSEHGNDRLVLSMGLGLVGAARSQGTPELLSRTTPIARLTRESEVVVVPADSPFRDLGRLLDAWRSDPAGNAVGGGSTPGGPDHLATMLMAERAGIAPPEVDYVQHDGGGELLAALVSDEVAFAVSGLGELADQVDNGALRVLAVTGGERVPGIDAPTLRETGIDLEFTNWRGILAPPGLTPAQRGELETAWGALVRTPEWREVLRRNNWQDAYQPGPEFGAFLADEERRVAGVLAELGLR, encoded by the coding sequence ATGGACCGCACCGCGCCCGTCGATCGCCCCGCCACCGGCGACGGTGTCCGCCGTTCCCGCCGTGCCCGCCGTCCGACGCTGCTCATCGTCCTGACGACGGTGCTCGCGGTGCTCGCCGCCGGCACGGTGTGGGCGGTCACCGCCGAGGGCCCCGCCCTGCGCGGGCTGCGGATACTGGTGCCGAACGCCTCCGGCGGCGGCTACGACGCCACCGCCCGCGCGGCGGCGAAGGCCATGGAGGACTCGGGCGTCACCGGCCGGGTCGAGGTCTTCGGGCTGCCCGGGGCGGGCGGCGTCGTCGGGCTCGGCCGGGTCGTCAGCGAGCACGGCAACGACCGGCTGGTGCTGAGCATGGGGCTGGGCCTGGTCGGCGCCGCCCGGTCGCAGGGCACGCCGGAGCTGCTGTCCCGGACCACCCCGATCGCCCGGCTGACCCGGGAGAGCGAGGTCGTCGTGGTCCCGGCCGACTCGCCGTTCCGGGACCTCGGCCGGCTGCTCGACGCCTGGCGCTCGGATCCCGCGGGCAACGCCGTGGGCGGCGGGTCGACGCCCGGCGGGCCGGACCATCTCGCGACCATGCTCATGGCCGAGCGCGCCGGGATCGCCCCGCCCGAGGTCGACTACGTCCAGCACGACGGCGGCGGCGAACTGCTGGCCGCACTGGTCTCCGACGAGGTCGCGTTCGCCGTGTCCGGGCTCGGCGAGCTCGCCGACCAGGTGGACAACGGCGCGCTGCGGGTGCTCGCCGTGACCGGCGGGGAGCGGGTGCCGGGGATCGACGCGCCGACCCTGCGCGAGACCGGGATCGACCTGGAGTTCACCAACTGGCGCGGGATCCTCGCCCCGCCGGGCCTCACCCCGGCCCAGCGCGGCGAGCTGGAGACCGCCTGGGGCGCGCTCGTCCGCACCCCGGAGTGGCGGGAGGTCCTGCGGCGCAACAACTGGCAGGACGCCTACCAGCCGGGCCCCGAGTTCGGCGCCTTCCTGGCCGACGAGGAGCGCCGGGTCGCCGGGGTGCTCGCGGAGCTCGGGCTGCGCTGA